The window TGATTATGTTAAGATATCATTATGTCCAAACTAAAACATTATGATGAATTTGGAATGGCAAGATTTATCACCTTTTCCTGTTACCGCAGATACAAATTATTCAATCGAGAATATGTATATGAGGTATTTCTTAAACATCTTGAATCGTTCCGGCGTGAGAATGATATTAGTATTTTGGGGTATGTGATTATGCCCAATCATGTAAATTTGGTTCTGTATCCTCATTGGAAGATCGAAATGGGAAGATCGATTGGCCACCTAAAATCTAAATTTGCGTATGAAATACTTTCGGAATGGAAAAGGATAAAAAAGAATCGGCTTGAGAGACTTTGGGTATATAGAGGCGGAAAAGAATCATTTGCCTTCTGGCAATTGCGGTGCTATGATCATAATTGCCGGTCGCCAGAGACCGTCAGAGAGAAAATACATTATTGCCATAACAATCCGGTTAAATCGGGATTGGTTGCTTCACCTGAAGAGTGGAGATGGTCGAGTTACAAATGGTATATGGGAAATCGACCGGAAATTGTGCGGGTAGATGAGATAGATGTTTTGTGCTAATTGTCTTTTCCCAAGTCTAAAGACTTGGGGCACCCGCGCTTAAGAAAATCGTCTACCTTGCTATTGTCAGTTGACGAGACGGTCTCAAAGTTCCAACCGGAAAGAGTGCAACGCTTATAGGAGGTATGTGTTATGGAGAATAATCCAAGTAACAACCGCGAGATCAACTGTACGAACAATTCATATTGTTCTATCTTGATATTGTGTGCCGGGGTAATAATGTTGGCGGTTGGAAGTGTCTGCCGCGGAGAGTTTGACGCTGGTACGGATCAGCTGATGGTGGTGGAGCACCGAACGATTTTCGATCAGAAGGCCATGGCAAACGGATCAATAGCTACACTCAGTATTGGCGGCGAGTGGTACACCGCGTCGCGCTACCACCGTGATCCTGCCAGCGAGGGATCCTGCGAGATCACCGCTTACGATAAGCATGATGTCGTATTCTGGCAAGGTAATCTCGGGTGTACAGTTCATATGAGTTCTGTCGCTGGCTTCTTCTTTTCGTATAATCCACTCGGTGACCATACAACCGAGATTTATAACCTGAAGGTGT of the Candidatus Zixiibacteriota bacterium genome contains:
- a CDS encoding transposase, with translation MSKLKHYDEFGMARFITFSCYRRYKLFNREYVYEVFLKHLESFRRENDISILGYVIMPNHVNLVLYPHWKIEMGRSIGHLKSKFAYEILSEWKRIKKNRLERLWVYRGGKESFAFWQLRCYDHNCRSPETVREKIHYCHNNPVKSGLVASPEEWRWSSYKWYMGNRPEIVRVDEIDVLC